CATGGTACCAAGGAGCTCAAAGCATAATGAATGTGACAATGAGAAGCACTTGTAGCTCATTAGCTAGATGCTCTGAAAGACTAAGGGCTAAGTAGGGGCATCAAAAGAAACATGGTAAATGTTCCATTATGGCTGACAGAACATTAATATGGATGCTTATCGGGGAATTTCTTTTAAAATGGGAGTaagttaaaatatcagtatgtcaAAGACTGGTCTTGTGCATATACATATAAGGAAAAAGGGGTCATTTGCAGGAAAAACATATAAAAATTTGTAATGCAACATtaattttcactattttttttgtCCATTCCCTATTTTGTTGCTTTATGACATATTGGCTTCTCCTTCATTACATTGTGTAGCTTATCTGCTGGTTGTTCCGAATAACTCCCCAGTTTAATTGCCTAGGCAATATAGAAATATCTTCTTTCACCTAGATCAGGTTAATTTAGTGTGGCCAGCTTCTTTAAGTAGTAAGAACTTCTATTATGCTGTTAAACAAACAAAGAAACTAAAGAAAGAGGATTTTTTATACCATTTCTACTTGATTATTAACTGTTGCATGTTCTTGCATCAAGATTTATAACCCTTGCGAACTCTTGACTTTACATTATTAGAAAAACTACTCATACTTAGGCTACCACATTTGAGCTTCTATATCTTGTTGCAGCGCGGATGCTATAGCACGAGCATGGCAGATTCTGGACTTGATTCCTGGTAGGGCCACAGGTGCATATAGTCATAGTCAGGTAAAAACATGCTCAGTAGGTGTCCCAAGAATATTCTCCTTTTAGTCCCATGAGCTTGAGGCTTTTTGCATTCTTTGTTCCAGGGAATCAAAGGCTTACGTGATGCTATTGCTGCTGGGATTGCGGCCCGTGATGGTTTCCCTGCCAATGCAGATGACATTTTCCTAACTGATGGAGCAAGCCCTGCAGTACCTACTTGACCTTTAAAACTTATGATAGTCCTTTTTCTAATGAGTGAAGAGAAATTACCAGCTTAATTCTTTTGCTTTCCCTCTCTTAGGTGCACATGATGATGCAGTTATTGATAAGATCCGAGAAAGATGGCATTCTCTGCCCCATCCCTCAGTACCCATTATACTCTGCTTCAATTGCTCTTCATGGTGGTTCTCTTGTATGTTCTTTACCTGGCTATTGAGATTTACTATGTATTCTTTATTATATTACAGAGATATGTCTGACTCATTGCCAAGCATCAAGTCAGTTCATTTAGGCTAGACAGATCAAGAATTTGCTTTGGAAGATTGTATAAAACAAACAAACCAAACAAAAGAATTATTTGGTCTCAGGTCCCATATTACCTTGATGAAGCAACAGGATGGGGACTGGAGATTTCTGAGGTTAAGAAGCAACTGGAAGATGCTCGATCCAAGGGCATTGCTGTTAGGGCAATAGTAGTGATAAATCCAGGCAATCCCACGGGACAggtttgtactttttttttttttaatccttttaGTCCCTCCTTTTTTGGGGTGCAAGGAGAGGTTAGGGGTTCATGAAAATCTTTGGATGGAGAACTAAGCATTatgttataattttgataatattttgacATCAAAGCAAGAGAATGGGTTATGTTACATGTGCATGGACATTTAATCCTCTTAATTAAAAAGAATGATTGTTAGTAGTTTTCACTAAAAGTTGGTTATGCAAGAACAACTCTTCTATCCATGAGCAGATAGAGTATCTTCTTTGAGCAATGATATAGTACCACCAATATGTTTCCCTATTTTCTATGATAGCTTTATAATTAAGGTTTTggcacatgattttttttttctttattcttaTTGTAGTAGTATTATTTCTCCAGGTTCTTGCAGAGGAAAACCAGCGAGAAATAGTGGAGTTTTGCAAGAAAGAAGGCCTTGTTCTTCTAGCAGATGAGGTGAGATACGTACTTAATTCTTTTGAGAAGTTAAAGCAATGTCAAAGGCCATAATCAGCTTATTAACTATATGCTGATGTACTCAAGAGTTTCATTGTACTCAGTGCCTCTGGTTACTAATGCACTATGTTAAAATTTATATAGGTATACCAAGAAAATATCTATGTTGAAAACAAGAAATTTAACTCTTTCAAGAAGATCGCAAGGTCAATGGGATATGGCGAGCAAGATATTTCTTTAGTATCATTTCAGTCAGTTTCAAAGGGTATGGATCCCTGTTTTAGATCAAGAAATGTGTGTTCAACTTTGACCTGAATGTCCTTGATTTATAGTCATAATAGAAATTGCTGTCATTTCCATTAGGGTATTATGGGGAATGTGGAAAACGGGGAGGCTACATGGAGGTTACTGGTTTCAGTGCTGATGTGAGAGAACAGATATACAAAGTGGCATCGGTAAACCTCTGTTCCAACATCTCTGGCCAGATTCTCGCAAGCCTTGTTATGAATACACCAAAGGTGAGTATTCTGTTGCGATCAACTTATTTACTATCTGGCAGTGACTAAGCTTAGAAAAACGTCTATTCTTGAGGACTCACCAAAATTATCCATGTGTCATAATGAGTGGGAAAGTTTTATTTCATTTACTTAATAGAGTTTTGTATGTCATTGCAAGAAAACCTGCAGGTTGGAGATGAATCATATGAATCCTTTATTGCAGAGAAAAATGGTATCCTGTCATCTTTAGCTAGGCGCGCGAAGGTTAGTTTTAACCATTCTTTGGTGATGTTTATTCTTCTCAGAATTTGAAAAAGATCAAGTGATTATTTGTCCAAGAAAAATTAGTGGTCTAGTTTCGTCTGATTCATGTGATG
This genomic window from Elaeis guineensis isolate ETL-2024a chromosome 13, EG11, whole genome shotgun sequence contains:
- the LOC105056662 gene encoding alanine aminotransferase 2 isoform X1, with translation MRRFATERAKKLIVGSFLSSRSPSPSSHLLSSSAAAAASAMGSTQSPPVTLDSINPKVIKCEYAVRGEIVSHAQRLQQELQTKPGAHPFDEILYCNIGNPQSLAQQPITFFREVLALCDHPSILDKSETHALFSADAIARAWQILDLIPGRATGAYSHSQGIKGLRDAIAAGIAARDGFPANADDIFLTDGASPAVHMMMQLLIRSEKDGILCPIPQYPLYSASIALHGGSLVPYYLDEATGWGLEISEVKKQLEDARSKGIAVRAIVVINPGNPTGQVLAEENQREIVEFCKKEGLVLLADEVYQENIYVENKKFNSFKKIARSMGYGEQDISLVSFQSVSKGYYGECGKRGGYMEVTGFSADVREQIYKVASVNLCSNISGQILASLVMNTPKVGDESYESFIAEKNGILSSLARRAKALEDAFNSLEGVTCNKAEGAMYLFPRLHLPQKAIEAAKVVNAAPDAFYARRLLDATGIVVVPGSGFGQVPGTWHFRCTILPQEDKIPAIISRLKAFHESFMEEFHD
- the LOC105056662 gene encoding alanine aminotransferase 2 isoform X2: MRRFATERAKKLIVGSFLSSRSPSPSSHLLSSSAAAAASAMGSTQSPPVTLDSINPKVIKCEYAVRGEIVSHAQRLQQELQTKPGAHPFDEILYCNIGNPQSLAQQPITFFREVLALCDHPSILDKSETHALFSADAIARAWQILDLIPGRATGAYSHSQGIKGLRDAIAAGIAARDGFPANADDIFLTDGASPAVHMMMQLLIRSEKDGILCPIPQYPLYSASIALHGGSLVLAEENQREIVEFCKKEGLVLLADEVYQENIYVENKKFNSFKKIARSMGYGEQDISLVSFQSVSKGYYGECGKRGGYMEVTGFSADVREQIYKVASVNLCSNISGQILASLVMNTPKVGDESYESFIAEKNGILSSLARRAKALEDAFNSLEGVTCNKAEGAMYLFPRLHLPQKAIEAAKVVNAAPDAFYARRLLDATGIVVVPGSGFGQVPGTWHFRCTILPQEDKIPAIISRLKAFHESFMEEFHD